In Papaver somniferum cultivar HN1 chromosome 1, ASM357369v1, whole genome shotgun sequence, a genomic segment contains:
- the LOC113287560 gene encoding uncharacterized protein LOC113287560 — protein MESRILQPYDKECMKMAMLKHEETFKEQVYELHRLYRIQKMLMNNLKTTQAHGYNANYATYDHEQQKPRRKLDLERPAEEYIMDEAGGNNNNGMLETEDENDIELTLGLGPTSFRQQQRKSKDDTSLNSETGPSFSSSSNESSYVQRRNTNNNTRKRGDNREEQQLSAGNKWGGLMNNCDVDEQLRQERQKQSPWLFRVMSLNMT, from the exons ATGGAGAGCAGGATTTTGCAGCCGTATGATAAAGAATGCATGAAGATGGCTATGCTAAAACATGAAGAAACATTTAAAGAACAG GTATATGAACTTCATCGGCTATATCGAATTCAAAAGATGTTAATGAACAACCTGAAAACCACCCAAGCTCATGGCTATAATGCCAACTATGCTACTTATGATCATGAACAACAAAAGCCAAGACGGAAACTTGATTTAGAACGTCCAGCTGAAGAATATATCATGGATGAAGCAGGTGGAAATAATAACAATGGGATGTTAGAAACTGAAGATGAGAATGATATTGAATTGACATTAGGATTAGGTCCAACAAGTTTTCGACAACAACAACGAAAGAGCAAGGATGATACATCATTGAATTCGGAAACCGGACCGagtttttcatcatcttctaatgAATCAAGCTATGTTCAGAGGCGAAATACTAACAACAATACACGTAAACGGGGAGATAACCGCGAAGAACAACAGTTGAGTGCAGGCAACAAATGGGGTGGACTCATGAACAACTGTGATGTTGATGAACAATTGAGACAAGAAAGACAAAAACAATCTCCTTGGCTTTTTAGAGTTATGAGTCTAAACATGACCTGA
- the LOC113287547 gene encoding BTB/POZ domain-containing protein SR1IP1-like: MGKVDQEEAAKTTLNALFAKKNEKLSAAMERTSDWIFSQEIPSDVTVHVGEVSFSLHKYPLVSKSGYIRKLVSGASDTDLCAIEIHDIPGGAEAFELASNFCYGINFEIGIENISMLRCAAEYLEMTEDYAAGNLVTRTEAYLNDIALKSLSGAVTVLHLAENLIPMAEKIKLVSRCIDTIVHMACKDNQFSLLGKTENGNASSVPQPKPIVHWWSEDLTVLRIDIFQRVITTMMTKGFKQYELGPILMLYAQKSFRGLDIFGKGRKKIEPKQEHEKRVVLETIVALLPVEKSTMSVSFLSMLLRASIFLETTVACRLDLEKRIGEQLGQAVLDDLLIPSYSFTGDTLFDVDTVQRIMMNYLEYGMNGTEFDDGYVSPLPSDMERVGKLMESYLAEVASDRNLTVSRFISLAELIPEQARITEDGIYRAVDIYLKAHPTLSDMERKKVCSLMDCQKLSRGACAHAAQNERLPVQTVVQVLYYEQQRLREGMGGESPASRMGGESPATRMGGESPAPPRKVNIYSADNHQPSDELSRLQKENDQLKLELAKLKMRLKESERQTGGDSVSAMSTPPQSSNKPPLPKKSFINNVSKKLGRLVRVDILKPPARTRPAKDRRHSIS; this comes from the exons ATGGGGAAAGTTGATCAAGAAGAAGCTGCAAAAACAACTCTTAATGCCTTGTTTgctaaaaagaatgaaaaactctCTGCAGCAATGGAAAGAACTAGTGACTG GATTTTCTCCCAAGAGATTCCTAGTGATGTTACAGTTCATGTTGGAGAAGTTTCCTTTTCACTTCATAAG TATCCATTAGTCTCAAAGTCAGGATACATAAGGAAACTAGTGTCAGGAGCTAGTGATACAGATCTTTGTGCTATAGAAATTCATGATATTCCTGGTGGAGCAGAAGCATTTGAATTGGCGTCGAATTTCTGCTATGGAATAAATTTTGAGATTGGTATTGAAAACATAAGCATGCTCAGATGTGCGGCCGAGTATCTGGAGATGACTGAGGACTACGCAGCTGGGAATCTGGTGACCAGAACGGAGGCCTATTTGAATGATATAGCATTGAAGAGCCTTTCGGGTGCAGTCACAGTGCTGCATCTAGCGGAGAATTTGATTCCAATGGCAGAGAAGATTAAGCTGGTGAGCCGATGCATAGACACAATAGTCCATATGGCATGCAAAGATAACCAATTCTCATTGCTTGGGAAAACCGAGAATGGCAATGCTTCATCTGTTCCTCAACCTAAGCCTATTGTACATTGGTGGTCCGAAGATTTAACGGTTCTTAGAATCGATATCTTCCAACGGGTTATCACCACAATGATGACAAAGGGATTTAAACAATATGAGCTTGGTCCAATACTCATGTTATATGCGCAGAAATCATTTCGAGGTTTG GATATATTTGGCAAAGGAAGGAAGAAAATTGAACCGAAACAAGAGCACGAAAAACGGGTTGTATTGGAGACCATTGTGGCTCTTTTGCCTGTGGAGAAGAGTACCATGTCAGTTAGCTTTCTTTCAATGCTTCTACGTGCATCAATATTTCTGGAGACAACTGTTGCTTGCCGTCTTGATCTTGAAAAGAGAATAGGAGAGCAACTCGGACAGGCAGTGCTGGATGATCTCTTGATTCCGTCATATTCGTTCACTGGTGATACATTATTTGATGTCGACACTGTACAACGTATCATGATGAACTACCTCGAATATGGAATGAACGGAACCGAGTTTGATGATGGATATGTTTCACCTCTGCCAAGTGATATGGAACGAGTTGGGAAGCTAATGGAGAGTTATCTTGCTGAAGTAGCATCAGACCGGAATTTAACTGTTTCAAGGTTCATCAGCCTAGCAGAACTAATCCCTGAACAAGCAAGAATAACCGAGGATGGAATTTACAGGGCTGTAGATATCTATTTGAAG GCTCATCCTACCCTGAGTGACATGGAGAGGAAGAAAGTTTGCAGCTTGATGGACTGCCAAAAGCTATCGCGAGGAGCATGCGCCCATGCAGCTCAAAATGAACGGCTTCCTGTGCAAACTGTGGTTCAAGTGCTTTACTATGAGCAGCAACGTCTACGAGAGGGCATGGGTGGGGAATCTCCGGCTTCACGAATGGGTGGGGAATCTCCGGCTACACGCATGGGTGGGGAATCTCCGGCTCCACCGCGTAAAGTGAACATATACTCTGCGGATAACCACCAACCATCCGACGAACTTTCAAGGTTACAGAAAGAAAACGACCAACTAAAACTTGAGCTAGCCAAGTTGAAAATGCGATTGAAAGAATCTGAGAGACAGACAGGAGGAGACTCTGTATCAGCAATGAGCACTCCACCACAATCTAGCAATAAGCCACCAttgcctaaaaaatcattcataaaTAACGTGTCTAAAAAACTCGGCCGTCTTGTTCGTGTTGATATATTGAAGCCTCCTGCAAGGACAAGACCCGCCaaagatcgaagacattccatcTCTTGA